A genomic segment from Lignipirellula cremea encodes:
- a CDS encoding ArnT family glycosyltransferase codes for MPSLGRFWILLAVILAGALAVRVGGACWWQQRLGPEKKFEFPDSESYWGLAQAIAEGKPFELSEHQQVFRTPGYPMLLAPLFWIGGPDIGVMPARLLGAVLGVMTVGLIAGLTRRLFGDTAALAAAVIAALYPGAIGMSVFVLAEAAFCPLMILQLWLWVAAADRPGWKSAAALAASAGLVAGFATLVRPSWLLFTPFTAVVGFVFLRQRGRHLVVCGAMAAGLCLAMAPWWVRNYRVTGHFVPTTLQMGASLYDGLNLRADGGSDMRFVPEFSAAQRADDAAAGRSRDGFEYRLDRRLRDAAVAWARENPGQALGLAAIKVIRMWNLWPNFNDFRSWPMRLAVMAGYLPIMLGAVCGVMAFSRRGWPIALCCMPAFYFTCLHVVFVSSIRYRQPAVMALIVIAAAGWVEVIWPRIVGRRKDAAEPPDSTPAAAASG; via the coding sequence ATGCCGTCCCTGGGCCGTTTCTGGATTTTGCTGGCAGTCATTCTGGCTGGTGCGCTGGCGGTCCGGGTGGGCGGCGCCTGCTGGTGGCAGCAGCGTCTGGGACCGGAGAAGAAATTTGAGTTTCCCGACAGCGAATCCTACTGGGGGCTCGCCCAGGCGATTGCGGAGGGGAAACCGTTTGAATTGAGTGAACACCAGCAGGTGTTCCGCACGCCGGGTTACCCGATGTTGCTGGCTCCATTGTTCTGGATTGGCGGACCGGATATCGGCGTGATGCCGGCCCGCTTGCTGGGAGCTGTGCTGGGCGTGATGACGGTCGGTTTGATCGCCGGACTGACGCGCAGGCTGTTTGGCGACACGGCGGCCCTGGCGGCGGCGGTGATTGCGGCCCTGTACCCGGGCGCGATTGGCATGAGCGTGTTCGTGCTAGCGGAGGCGGCATTCTGCCCTTTGATGATCCTGCAGCTCTGGCTCTGGGTGGCGGCGGCGGATCGTCCCGGCTGGAAGTCCGCGGCGGCCCTGGCGGCGTCGGCCGGTCTGGTGGCGGGTTTCGCCACGCTGGTGCGCCCTAGCTGGTTGCTGTTCACTCCGTTTACGGCGGTCGTGGGGTTTGTCTTTCTGCGGCAGCGAGGGCGGCATCTGGTGGTTTGCGGGGCGATGGCGGCCGGGCTATGCCTGGCGATGGCGCCGTGGTGGGTTCGCAACTATCGGGTGACGGGTCATTTTGTACCGACGACCCTGCAGATGGGGGCGAGCCTTTACGATGGCCTGAACCTGCGGGCCGACGGCGGCAGCGACATGCGATTTGTGCCGGAGTTCAGCGCGGCCCAAAGGGCGGACGATGCGGCTGCGGGGCGATCGCGGGATGGCTTTGAGTATCGCCTGGATCGTCGTTTGCGGGATGCGGCCGTGGCGTGGGCCCGGGAGAATCCCGGCCAGGCGCTGGGACTGGCGGCGATCAAGGTCATTCGCATGTGGAACCTCTGGCCCAACTTCAACGACTTTCGCAGCTGGCCGATGCGGCTGGCGGTGATGGCGGGTTACCTGCCGATCATGCTAGGCGCTGTGTGCGGCGTGATGGCTTTTTCCCGTCGAGGGTGGCCGATTGCGTTGTGCTGCATGCCGGCGTTTTATTTTACCTGTCTGCACGTGGTGTTTGTGAGTTCGATCCGTTATCGCCAGCCGGCCGTGATGGCGTTGATTGTGATTGCCGCCGCGGGCTGGGTCGAGGTGATCTGGCCGCGGATTGTGGGGCGCCGGAAGGATGCGGCAGAGCCGCCTGACTCGACGCCCGCTGCCGCCGCCTCGGGCTGA
- a CDS encoding HNH endonuclease → MGKWVSGAPGNGAWLSNRKAVNAITGNKPVQFVNGRPNFSPWSKGTIPFKPGKLKGTHKEFDLVYDFIKKQKGLASRNAAKNYLRKAKLTPHHLDNKTIQLIPSPLHGKIPHIGSASDLRGGF, encoded by the coding sequence GTGGGTAAGTGGGTAAGTGGCGCGCCAGGAAACGGAGCTTGGCTATCCAACCGAAAAGCGGTTAATGCGATAACAGGCAACAAGCCCGTTCAGTTTGTTAATGGTCGCCCAAATTTCAGCCCCTGGTCGAAAGGCACAATACCGTTCAAGCCGGGAAAACTTAAAGGAACGCATAAAGAGTTCGATCTCGTTTACGACTTCATCAAGAAGCAGAAGGGATTGGCGAGCCGAAATGCTGCGAAGAATTACTTAAGGAAAGCTAAGCTTACTCCCCACCATTTGGACAATAAGACAATCCAGCTGATTCCATCCCCACTTCATGGAAAAATTCCACACATTGGTTCGGCATCGGACCTTCGAGGAGGCTTTTAA
- a CDS encoding SMI1/KNR4 family protein, with the protein MAYEKLSHLGAKLFGEKAKDLEAAIQSVEQILPMSDSFRELLLAFGGAIWFDNGARFRPQSPNPQTDEDGYNSLDVLYGLGDGEDSIEQRIEQYDGELPESFVAIGEAPGGNQICVGGDGVVYFWDHESLRNDQTWPIAGSVDEFIAMLEIDDEEPGDSDGVIESEAWLDF; encoded by the coding sequence ATGGCTTACGAAAAACTATCGCATCTTGGGGCCAAATTATTTGGCGAGAAGGCAAAGGACCTGGAAGCAGCCATCCAATCTGTCGAGCAGATTCTTCCAATGTCGGACAGCTTTCGAGAGTTGCTGCTAGCGTTTGGTGGAGCAATTTGGTTTGACAACGGCGCTCGCTTTAGGCCTCAGTCACCCAATCCGCAAACGGATGAAGATGGGTATAACAGCCTCGATGTCCTTTATGGCCTGGGAGACGGAGAGGACAGCATTGAGCAAAGAATAGAGCAATATGATGGCGAACTGCCAGAATCCTTTGTTGCCATCGGCGAAGCACCGGGTGGCAACCAGATCTGCGTTGGTGGTGATGGAGTCGTCTATTTCTGGGATCATGAAAGTCTACGCAACGACCAGACTTGGCCCATTGCGGGTTCCGTTGATGAATTCATAGCGATGCTAGAAATCGACGACGAAGAACCTGGCGACTCAGATGGGGTCATCGAATCCGAAGCCTGGCTTGACTTCTAG
- a CDS encoding DmpA family aminopeptidase: protein MPVAPASSAEPKPRARDLGVPFDGVPGPLNAITDVPGVEVGHVTLIQGDGPLVVGQGPVRTGVTAILPRGKNSRAGCFAGGFSLNGNGEMTGVAWIDEAGALDGPVMITNTHSVGVVRDAVIEWLVKRDPKIEWALPVVAETYDGFLNDINGFHVTKEHAFQALDNAKSGPVAEGNVGGGTGMRVHRFKGGIGTSSRRLTKEDGGYMVGVLVQANYGQRDQLRIAGVPVGREIPDLMPELGDVQTKPPGDGNSIIIIVATDAPLLPHQLRRVVKRAALGLARNGGVAEHTSGDLFLAFSTANPGVVESDGEVELTMLPNARMSPLFTATVEAVEEAIVNSLIAAETMAGVNGNKTYALPHDRLQAILRKYNRLRPTD, encoded by the coding sequence ATGCCGGTTGCTCCTGCGTCGTCTGCGGAACCAAAGCCCAGGGCCAGGGATCTGGGCGTGCCGTTCGACGGCGTGCCGGGGCCACTGAACGCCATCACCGATGTGCCCGGAGTGGAGGTTGGCCATGTCACGTTAATCCAGGGCGACGGGCCGCTGGTCGTTGGGCAGGGACCCGTGCGGACGGGCGTCACCGCGATCCTGCCGCGGGGGAAGAACTCGCGGGCGGGCTGCTTTGCGGGAGGTTTCTCGCTCAATGGCAACGGCGAAATGACAGGCGTCGCCTGGATCGACGAAGCCGGCGCCCTCGATGGTCCCGTCATGATCACCAACACCCATAGCGTCGGCGTGGTCCGCGATGCCGTGATTGAATGGCTCGTCAAACGCGATCCCAAAATCGAATGGGCGCTGCCCGTCGTGGCGGAAACCTACGACGGATTCTTGAACGATATCAACGGTTTTCATGTCACTAAAGAGCACGCTTTCCAGGCGCTCGACAACGCCAAATCAGGACCGGTCGCCGAAGGGAATGTGGGCGGCGGCACCGGGATGCGCGTGCATCGTTTCAAAGGGGGCATCGGTACTTCCAGTCGACGCCTGACCAAGGAAGACGGCGGCTACATGGTCGGCGTGCTGGTCCAGGCGAACTACGGCCAGCGCGATCAGCTGCGCATCGCCGGTGTGCCGGTCGGCAGGGAAATCCCCGACCTGATGCCCGAACTGGGCGACGTTCAGACGAAACCGCCCGGCGACGGCAACTCGATTATCATCATCGTGGCGACCGACGCACCGCTGCTGCCGCATCAGCTTCGCCGCGTGGTAAAACGAGCCGCACTCGGCCTGGCTCGTAATGGCGGCGTCGCGGAACATACCTCGGGCGACCTGTTCCTAGCGTTCTCCACCGCCAACCCAGGCGTGGTCGAAAGCGACGGCGAAGTCGAACTCACCATGCTGCCCAACGCTCGCATGAGCCCGCTGTTCACGGCGACCGTCGAGGCGGTGGAAGAGGCGATCGTCAACTCGCTGATCGCTGCGGAAACGATGGCCGGCGTCAACGGCAACAAAACCTACGCCCTGCCGCACGACCGGCTGCAGGCGATTCTCCGCAAATACAACCGCCTGCGGCCTACCGATTGA
- a CDS encoding AsmA-like C-terminal region-containing protein, whose product MDADSPSRTFFQTLSQRVGTCVRGLLKLTAVLAAVAMVAYIYALSQTDEAIRSHLQSELDTHYTLQGLQVTVASAKFYKGRGVAVRGVVLKERFGERKGQEIARFDEVYFACDASLERFITDPPPLLGTSVRGMRIRAELAADGSVNAARLFPLPNLRPDSNDHPPVKIEDAVLEIVDTSLCPPRMLTVRNIEARIAAECIPGGDPANPRFRYQIKGSAAGDFVQTVQVEGTIEPDSRAWKLQGFAQRLVLGDELYEHAPQKLTDALAVLKPLRGELDLNFAVSGQLPDPAAPPSSHAPAASSPAGFPLGKLGRIVFQVDGDLTKAQVHHSRLPYPLTNLTAGLHLDNQGLKIKNLSARSGLGLLELSGERVGWAESSPLQLTGRVQRLSLDEQLTQALPPELLDVWHSYAPAGVANVDFSIQSRGGEWTPNLLVELVDVSFAYFRFPYRVTNAAGKVRLTGDRLTIAVRGLAGGQLVRIDGDFLNPGPDFTGRLQVELEGAAPLDEAIIANLDAGPRALVRRLSPRGMITVSGEFGRNEPNEESQYKRLTLGLQDCSIRFDGFPYPIEGITGTVEVDNDRVILKQLQGRNDSAFIVCNGQWEPGDDGGLQLAIAATDVPLDDDLRLALTPEARQAWSDLRARGTLDHLQVDVSLKSGDEKGVQLKVRGQKWKRPEGALADSISMEPTWLPYRLDSVTGVVTVDNGVVTLEKFAAQHEDATASLNARSLPLPDGGRRLEVDSLIIDRLPVDHELLTAMPENLGAALGQLQIQGALGVRGSLRLDTPGQEGGGARSSWDLTLGLENGSLTCGESFEHIHGGAKLVGAQIDGQVQCRGELGIDSLIYRDMQLTQVNGPLWIDNGRILFGAWAEPANQARAPRRVQAQFSGGQLAGDGQVLLTPERPFTMNLQLSDADLATIALEVGRPRQMSGQMFAALELNGNHLGAPSLRGRGAFRLRDANIYELPVVLALLKLLRIREPDQTAFDTGDVDFQIEGEHLYFSRINFSGDAITLKGNGEMNLRREINMNFYTMVGRDDVWVPVISPALGLASQQLLLITATGTLDNPIVKRKAFPGLEETLKEIFAEDGGLRPLPPLKSAERMLPQLPFFNR is encoded by the coding sequence ATGGACGCTGATTCGCCATCTCGCACTTTCTTCCAAACGCTGTCGCAGCGCGTGGGTACCTGTGTGCGCGGGTTGCTGAAGCTGACGGCGGTGCTGGCCGCGGTGGCGATGGTGGCCTATATCTACGCCCTGTCGCAGACCGATGAAGCGATCCGATCGCATCTGCAGAGCGAGCTCGATACGCACTACACCCTGCAGGGTCTGCAGGTGACCGTCGCCAGCGCCAAGTTCTACAAAGGACGCGGGGTGGCGGTGCGGGGGGTTGTGCTGAAGGAGAGGTTCGGCGAACGGAAGGGACAAGAGATTGCCCGGTTTGACGAAGTCTATTTCGCCTGTGACGCTTCGCTGGAGCGCTTCATCACGGACCCGCCGCCGCTTTTGGGGACGTCGGTCCGCGGCATGAGGATCCGGGCCGAACTGGCGGCCGACGGCAGCGTTAACGCGGCCCGTCTTTTCCCCTTGCCCAATCTCAGGCCGGACAGCAATGACCATCCGCCGGTCAAGATTGAAGACGCCGTTCTGGAGATCGTCGACACTTCGCTTTGTCCGCCGCGCATGTTGACGGTGCGAAACATCGAGGCGCGGATTGCGGCGGAGTGCATCCCTGGCGGCGATCCGGCGAATCCGCGGTTCCGGTACCAGATTAAAGGCTCCGCCGCCGGCGACTTTGTCCAGACCGTGCAGGTGGAAGGAACGATCGAGCCGGATTCACGCGCCTGGAAGCTGCAGGGCTTCGCCCAGCGACTGGTGCTGGGGGATGAGCTTTACGAGCACGCGCCGCAAAAACTGACCGACGCTTTGGCCGTGCTGAAACCGTTGCGCGGCGAGCTGGATCTCAACTTCGCTGTTTCCGGGCAGTTGCCCGATCCGGCCGCTCCGCCGAGCTCCCATGCGCCCGCTGCTTCCTCGCCGGCTGGATTTCCCCTGGGCAAGCTGGGGAGGATCGTCTTCCAAGTTGACGGCGATTTGACGAAGGCCCAGGTGCATCACTCGCGGCTGCCGTATCCCTTGACGAATCTGACGGCCGGCTTGCATCTGGATAACCAGGGACTGAAGATCAAAAACCTGAGCGCCCGCAGCGGCCTGGGCTTGCTGGAGTTGTCGGGCGAGCGCGTCGGCTGGGCCGAATCCAGTCCTCTGCAGCTGACGGGCCGGGTGCAGCGGCTGTCGCTGGACGAGCAACTCACGCAGGCCTTGCCGCCGGAACTGCTGGATGTCTGGCATAGTTACGCGCCGGCGGGGGTCGCGAATGTCGATTTCTCAATCCAGTCCCGCGGGGGTGAGTGGACGCCCAATCTGCTGGTTGAGCTGGTCGATGTTTCTTTTGCCTATTTCCGCTTTCCCTATCGGGTCACCAACGCGGCTGGCAAGGTGCGATTGACGGGCGACCGTTTGACGATCGCCGTACGCGGCCTGGCGGGCGGCCAACTGGTGCGGATCGATGGCGATTTTCTCAACCCCGGCCCGGATTTTACCGGTCGGCTGCAGGTGGAGCTGGAAGGCGCCGCTCCGCTGGATGAAGCGATTATTGCGAATCTTGACGCCGGTCCGCGAGCGCTGGTTCGGCGGCTGAGTCCCCGCGGCATGATTACCGTCTCGGGCGAGTTCGGACGGAACGAGCCGAATGAAGAATCGCAGTACAAACGCCTGACGCTGGGGCTGCAGGACTGCTCGATCAGGTTCGACGGGTTTCCTTATCCGATTGAAGGGATCACGGGAACGGTCGAGGTCGACAATGATCGCGTCATCCTGAAACAGCTGCAGGGAAGGAACGATAGCGCATTTATTGTCTGCAACGGTCAGTGGGAGCCGGGTGACGACGGCGGATTGCAGCTGGCGATTGCGGCGACCGATGTGCCGCTGGACGATGACTTGCGGCTGGCGCTTACTCCCGAAGCCCGCCAGGCCTGGTCGGATTTGCGCGCGCGGGGCACGCTGGATCACCTGCAGGTCGATGTCTCGCTGAAAAGCGGCGATGAGAAGGGCGTGCAGCTGAAAGTGCGCGGCCAGAAATGGAAACGACCCGAAGGCGCTTTGGCCGATTCCATCTCCATGGAGCCGACCTGGCTGCCCTACCGTCTGGACTCAGTGACAGGCGTTGTCACTGTCGACAACGGCGTGGTGACCCTGGAGAAATTCGCCGCACAGCATGAAGACGCCACCGCTTCGCTCAACGCACGTTCCTTGCCGCTGCCCGACGGCGGCCGGCGCCTGGAAGTGGACTCGCTGATTATTGATCGTCTGCCGGTCGATCATGAACTGCTCACCGCGATGCCGGAAAACCTGGGGGCCGCCCTTGGCCAGCTGCAGATCCAGGGGGCGCTCGGCGTCCGCGGTTCCTTGCGGCTGGATACGCCGGGCCAGGAAGGCGGCGGCGCCCGCAGTTCCTGGGACCTGACATTGGGACTGGAGAACGGTTCCCTCACTTGCGGCGAATCGTTTGAGCACATCCACGGCGGGGCGAAACTGGTCGGGGCCCAGATCGATGGCCAGGTGCAATGCCGCGGCGAGCTGGGGATCGATTCGCTCATCTACCGCGATATGCAACTGACCCAGGTGAACGGTCCGCTCTGGATCGATAATGGTCGCATCCTGTTCGGCGCCTGGGCCGAACCCGCCAACCAGGCCAGGGCTCCGCGTCGCGTGCAGGCGCAATTCAGCGGCGGACAACTGGCCGGCGACGGCCAGGTGCTGCTGACGCCGGAACGTCCCTTTACCATGAACCTGCAGTTATCCGACGCCGATCTGGCGACGATTGCCCTGGAGGTCGGCCGCCCGCGACAGATGTCGGGTCAGATGTTTGCGGCGCTCGAGCTGAACGGCAACCATCTGGGGGCGCCGTCGCTTCGCGGCCGCGGCGCGTTTCGTCTGCGGGACGCCAATATTTATGAACTGCCGGTGGTGCTGGCCCTGCTGAAACTGCTGCGGATCCGCGAACCGGACCAGACGGCGTTTGACACGGGCGACGTCGATTTTCAGATCGAAGGCGAGCATTTGTACTTCTCGCGGATAAACTTCTCGGGCGATGCGATCACGCTCAAAGGGAACGGCGAGATGAACCTGCGGCGCGAGATCAACATGAACTTTTACACCATGGTTGGGCGCGACGATGTCTGGGTCCCCGTCATCAGCCCCGCACTGGGTCTGGCCAGCCAGCAACTGCTGCTGATCACGGCGACCGGCACGCTCGACAATCCGATCGTCAAGCGGAAAGCGTTCCCCGGCCTGGAGGAAACGCTCAAAGAAATCTTTGCCGAAGACGGTGGTCTGCGGCCGTTGCCGCCGCTGAAGTCGGCGGAACGGATGTTGCCCCAGCTGCCGTTCTTCAATCGGTAG
- the purN gene encoding phosphoribosylglycinamide formyltransferase, translating into MTISLAVLISGGGTTLKNLLDKAAVGQLAARISLVISSKPSARGLQYAAAAGVPSLVIERKAFANDDAFGERVFDACRTAGVDLAAMGGFLKRAPVPDDFAGRVMNIHPSLIPGFCGHGFYGEKVHQAVIDQGVKLSGCTVHFVDNIYDNGPIILQEAAPVLFDDTPARLAERVFQLECEAYPRAINLFAAGRLQIVGRRVRVLGAEG; encoded by the coding sequence ATGACTATTTCTCTCGCAGTGCTGATCTCCGGCGGCGGCACCACGCTGAAGAACTTGCTGGACAAAGCGGCCGTCGGTCAGCTGGCCGCCCGCATCAGCCTGGTGATCTCCAGCAAGCCTTCCGCCCGCGGGCTGCAGTACGCGGCAGCCGCTGGCGTGCCGTCCCTGGTCATCGAACGGAAGGCTTTCGCCAACGACGATGCCTTTGGCGAACGTGTTTTCGACGCCTGTCGCACGGCCGGCGTTGATCTGGCCGCGATGGGCGGCTTTCTCAAACGCGCGCCGGTTCCCGATGACTTTGCGGGCCGGGTGATGAACATCCATCCGTCCCTGATCCCTGGCTTTTGCGGCCATGGCTTTTACGGCGAAAAGGTGCACCAGGCCGTGATCGACCAGGGCGTCAAGCTGTCAGGCTGCACCGTCCACTTTGTCGACAACATCTACGACAACGGGCCGATCATCCTGCAGGAGGCGGCGCCCGTCCTGTTCGACGACACGCCGGCCCGCCTGGCGGAGCGCGTGTTCCAGCTGGAATGCGAAGCATATCCCAGGGCGATTAACCTCTTTGCCGCCGGCCGACTGCAGATCGTCGGCCGCCGCGTCCGCGTCCTCGGCGCCGAGGGTTAG
- a CDS encoding ADP-ribosyltransferase family protein → MGGTFCPRSSKSGWLLSGPQGDAFLSFTRTPFYSAAIPDDGGVVFRLKAKTGVYISGVGNSNEHEVLQNTGQTYKIERIEKRVFEGDENIPNRRERFEVFMVESMELDLD, encoded by the coding sequence TTGGGTGGCACCTTTTGCCCTCGTTCATCAAAGTCTGGGTGGCTCCTTTCTGGTCCACAAGGCGATGCCTTCCTGAGCTTTACTCGCACTCCCTTTTATTCGGCAGCGATTCCAGATGACGGCGGAGTTGTGTTTCGGCTGAAGGCCAAGACAGGAGTTTATATTTCCGGGGTGGGTAATTCCAATGAACATGAAGTCTTGCAAAACACTGGACAAACCTACAAAATAGAGAGGATTGAGAAACGGGTGTTTGAAGGGGACGAAAACATTCCTAATCGCAGAGAGCGGTTTGAAGTATTCATGGTCGAATCCATGGAACTAGATCTTGACTAA